From one Lolium rigidum isolate FL_2022 chromosome 4, APGP_CSIRO_Lrig_0.1, whole genome shotgun sequence genomic stretch:
- the LOC124648593 gene encoding histone deacetylase 8-like has product MVVAGATETLAVFWHEGMLAHDAGSGMFDTGLDPGFLDVLEKHFDGADRVRNMVSILRRGPIAPFLSWHSGSPAHTSDLLKFHTQEYIDELVQADASGGKKLDKTTFLNPGSWGATLLAAGTTLSAARHILDGRGKMAYALVRPPGHHAHPDRADGYCILNNAGLALQLALDSGLTKIAVVDIDAHYGNGTAERFYQTDNVLTISLHMKHGSWDPSYSHAQSGSADLIGEGKGLGYNLNIPLPNGSGDAGYEYAVNELVVPAIDKFQPQLLVFVIGQDSSAVS; this is encoded by the exons ATGGTGGTTGCGGGGGCGACGGAAACTCTGGCGGTGTTCTGGCACGAGGGCATGCTGGCCCACGACGCCGGCAGCGGCATGTTTGACACGGGCCTTGACCCGGGGTTTCTCGACGTGCTCgagaagcatttcgatggcgccgACCGCGTCCGCAACATGGTCTCCATCCTCCGCCGAGGGCCCATAGCGCCCTTCCTCTCTTGGCACTCCGGCAGCCCCGCCCACACCAGCGACCTCCTCAAGTTCCACACCCAAG AATACATTGATGAGCTCGTGCAAGCGGACGCCAGCGGGGGCAAGAAACTCGATAAGACCACTTTCTTGAACCCTGGCTCATGGGGTGCAACGCTTCTGGCTGCTGGAACAACCTTATCGGCGGCGAGGCACATACTAGATGGACGTGGGAAGATGGCCTACGCACTGGTCCGCCCCCCTGGCCATCACGCGCACCCGGATCGTGCCGACGGCTACTGCATTCtgaacaatgcgggtcttgccttGCAGCTGGCTCTAGATTCAGGCCTCACAAAGATCGCCGTTGTTGATATCGATGCGCACTATGGAAATGGCACCGCAGAACGCTTCTACCAAACAGACAACGTGCTGACCATCTCTCTTCACATGAAGCATGGCTCCTGGGATCCGTCATACTCACATGCGCAGAGTGGCTCAgctgatttgattggtgaaggaaAGGGGCTTGGATACAACCTCAACATACCTCTGCCTAATGGAAGTGGGGATGCAGGGTATGAATATGCAGTGAATGAACTGGTTGTCCCAGCAATTGATAAGTTTCAACCTCAGCTTTTGGTGTTTGTTATTGGCCAAGACTCTAGCGCGGTAAGTTGA